A window of Elephas maximus indicus isolate mEleMax1 chromosome X, mEleMax1 primary haplotype, whole genome shotgun sequence genomic DNA:
attcccaccagcaatgtgtaagggttccaatttctccacatccttgccaacacttgctgTTTtcgtttttctgataatagcaatCCTAGATGTccccggatggtgcaaatggttaagtgcctaaCAGCTGAAAGGtttgttgtttgaacccacccagaggcacctccgaagaaaggactggtgatctgcttcagaaaggtcacacctttgaaagccctatggagcagttctactctgcacacatggagtcttcGTGAGTgtgaatcaactagacagcagctaacaacaacagttggggtgaaatggtatctcattgtggctttgatttgcatttcactgatGACTAATGACTTTGAGCTTCTTTTCCCATGTGCTTATTAGCcacttgtatgtcttctttggggagatgcttgttcaaatcctttgcctttttaaattgggttgcttgtctttttgttgttcagttgtaaAGAGATCTTTATATATACTTGATAGAtactaaacccttatcagatatattcaAACCCGCCGCCGTCAGTTTaagtccaactcataacaactctataggacagagtagaactgccccatagggtttccaaggctataaatctttatggaagcagactgccacatctttctccctcagagtggctggtgggttccaaccaccaaccttttggttagcagccaagtgctttcaccactgcgccaccatggctcctttatcAATATACGGTTACCAAATACATTCTCCCAttctgtatgttttcttttcactttcttgatggtgtcctttgatgcacaaaagttttgaTTAAATccagtttatgtatttttttcttttgttgctcatgcttttggtgtcatagctatgaatccattgttaaaaacttgAAGCTCTACCCTtacgttttcttctaagagtttttggttttagttcttatatttaggtcattgatccattttgagttatttttgtgtatagtgaaagataggggtccaacttcattcttttttgcatACGGAAATAAAGTTGTCCaaacatcatttgttgaagagactcttctttccccattgaatggacttgtcaaaaatcagttggccatagataTATAGGTTTACTTCTGGACTCATAAGCCTATTCccttggtctatatgtctatgcttatgccagtaccacaggGTCttgatttctgttgttttatagtaagtttggaaaccctggtggcatagtggttaagagtttggctgctagcctaaaggttggcagctcaaattcaccaggtgctccttggaaaccttatggtggtcctatacagtcactatggatcagaatcaacttgatggcaatgggttttcagtttacagtaagttttgaaatcaggaagtgtaagTCTTCCAACTtgctcttcctttttaaaattgatttggTTATTCTGGGTTCCTTAAGTTTTCATGTGAATTTTAGCATCATCTTGTCAATTTCTACGAAGAAGGCAGCTGGAATTCTGATCAGAATTGCACTGAATATGTAGGTTGATTTGGGAATTATTGCTATCTTAATGATATTACTTTTTCCTGACCCATGAACatagaatgtgttttcattatttagatcttctttaatttctttcaacaatgttttgtagtttttcaaGAGTAAGTTTACACTTTATTtggtaaatttattcctaagcattttattctttttaatactattgtaaatgaaattttaaaaatttaattttcagattccttgttataatttttttttaggaaaccaGGTTCTTTTCTATAGTttttcacacacatgcacacacacacacaccctggccACAAGTTTGAATTTGTCATTTCATCTCTGTGATATTATTTAACATCTCTGTCCCctatattttccttaaaaaaagaaagtagttaTATCTAGAGGTTTGATCAGATTCAAGttccattttctggaaaaaattcttcataggtgccactgagtttttccatcaagAAGCATATAATATCTGGTTATCACTCTTTTCTAATGTTAGCAGATATTGATGATTATTGCCTAGACCCATTAATTCAGTAGATgttacaaaattctgtctttcCTTCTTAATTTATTAGCTGGAAATTGTCTACAAAATAACGTTTTCCTTGCCAATGATTTTGCTACACTGAGGAACAGTTTGTATAGGAAAAGCAGGATAAATGTTTGACTCTCCCTTTTATTTACTAGTTTCAAAATAATAAGGTAATTTCCTAGCATTTTCCAACATTGACCAATTATATTTTTAGGTATCATAACTCAAATAGTTCAACATATTTGAAATATCTCAATCCATTGTAGTTGTTACCTTTATTGATTCTCAAATTGCCCCATCTTTTGCCAATGAGAGCCCCTTCAAGGTGGTTCCCAAGTCCTTCTGATACAACCCTAGTAGTATTCGTTAGCTTCCTTGCTATCTGGTGTGACAAGATATTCCAGGCTCATCTTGGCCATTTCCTGTTACAGACATGGCGTCAGCCATTTTTCTAGGGAACTCTGGTTGTTTTTATTGGGAAATTGTGTTTAGAACCTCAATCTGGGCACTAGAGATGCTCTTTGGTACTGGGGTTTTTCATTGTTTCTAGGTGTTTTCAATGGACAGAGCTAGAAAATACATTTGtcttaaacataaaaatattgaGCCCATACTGATACTTTGAATAATTGGATGACGTTGCTGCTATTCTGGGCAGATAGTAGTTGTTTTTCAAGTGGCCTCTAGAGACTCTTTTAATATAGAATTTGCAGTTAGGATTTTGCTTACCCCCAAGAATTCCAAAGTTCTCCAAATGTGTGATACCTTCAGAACTGAGTACTCAAGTCTAGAAATTAAAAGGCCCTTAAAACTTGCAAATGGGTTAGGAGGACTCTCAGAGATGATCGAAGTGTTGGAAAACTGTACCTATGAAGAAGGACCAAGAAAAAGCATCTAGATTATTACACCTAGAGATGAGAGACTTCAATATAAAGGGTTGTTATTTAGAGCAGTCCTCAAAACAATTTATTGgaatgctgaaagaaaatattGGAACATCAACATGCTGAtgatttcttattctttttcactTTCCGTGTTGGAGTATTTTTATAATGAATATCATATATCAACACAGTAGTACATTTATGTAATCTAGAAATacgtatgctgttgttgttgttagctgccgtcaaatgggcccctgattcatggtgaccccatgtgttacagtgtagaactgctcagtagggttttctggGTTGCAATCTTCCATGGTGCCCccgggtgggtttaaactgccaacctttaagttagcagcccatCGCAAACCGCCGGTGCCACCCAGGTTCCTCATATACATATAACGAGGTGCATGCtcaaaggttttctttttcttatagatAAGGACGTACACATTAAAAAATTGATTTAGAGGATCGTCTGCATCTCTTCTCTGTAAGGAAAGTTTTAGTGTAAGGAGTGGGATATGGGGCGGGTTTAAATAGGAGCACAAGGAATTCAGTTAGATcctttcatttcatttaaaaatatcaataattGATGATACAGCATTCATtcatattcaacaaatattttctgagcaTGTCCTATGTTCTAGGCATTGCCCAAGGTTCTGGGGATATGACGACAATCCAAAACAGTCACAGTCCTTGGCGTGATAGTGCAATATAGTTTAGTGGGGAAGACAGCTGTCAAGCAAATaaccgtgttgttgttgttaagtgccctcgagttggttcccactcataaggaccctatgtacagcagaacaaaatactgcctggtcctgcgccatcctcacaatggttgttacacttgagcccatggttgcagccactgtgtcaacgcatcttgttgagagtcttctttttcactgaccctctactttaccaagcatgataatcATACCTTTAAATATATAATCATAAATGGATAAGTGTTATAAAAGAAAAGTACAACAGGCAATAGGAAGATAGGAGAGAGTAAGTTGGGTACCTTCTCTATTTTGGGGGTATCGGGAAAGTTTACTCTGAGCAAGTGGTATTTAAGCTAGGGCCTGAGAGTTTGATTGAGGGGCTGACTTGTGAAGAGGTAGAGGAAGAATGGCCTAGAAGAAGGGAGGGCAGGTGTGAGGGCCCCTAGGGGCCACATGATGAGTGAAGGCCATACTACACGGCCACAGGTTCTCAGGCTTAGGGGAAGCTTCAGAGATGAATCCGCCTGAAAGAGAGATGGAGTGCCAGCCAAATGGACTCCAGGAGCTACCTTTTCCTCTGATTCCAGGAAAGAATCACAAACTAGATGGAGTTACCAGACAGCCACAGGAGGCAACAAGAAGGGACTGGCTGGGTGGTTAGGCACAAGTGGAAAACCCTGAATTCTACCATAGTAACAATTCCAGGAATCTCGGATAATGCttcctgtaaggagccctggtggtgcaattgttaagagcTTTCCACTttcatagctgctaaccaaaatgtcggtagtttgaatccatcagccgctccttgaaaaccctatggggcagctctgctctgtcctatagggtctctacgagtcggaattgactcgatggcaacaattttttttttttacgggtaGCCCTCTAGAACAGTAACCGGTAAGGGTAATGGGCAGTATGTCTTCCATGCCTGAGCTACAGATATGAACCATTCCATTTGAATTGCCGTGAGAATATCATGAGTAGTCTTCTAGAAGACCTGGCGATATGCTCTGATCAGGTATTTTCCTGAGTTATTCAAAACAAGCGGGTGTGTGTGCTATCCCCTTGGCAAAAGTATAGGGTCTAGAGGTAGGGTATGAGGCAGGCCACAGGATAATTGCAGTAAATAGAGCTGTGGCCAGCCCTGGTTGAGGGCTCAGGCCCCAGACTATAGAGGAGCTAAGTGGGAGAGCAATATTTGACGCTCCATTTTCGCTGTGCCTCCTAACCCGCTAGGAGATGGGAGGAGGACAAGGGAGACCAGGATTAGACAAGCAGCATGAAAGAAGAGTGAGGGAGCCAGGGAGCGCTCTCGACGTGGAAGGGCGGGAGGCGGCGACACCGGGTCCCCGGCGCCAAGAAAGGGGCACGAGGAGGCGGCGcgggccccgccccctcccctggCGGGCGCGGGCTCGAGACGctgcgcggcggcggcggcagcggcgggcgCGAGCGGCAGCTGTCAGGCCAccgaggtccaagctgcacttgcTGCCCCGTTGAGAACGAGGCGGCAACAGGAGCGGTGACGGTGTCGCTGAGAAGGCGGACCCCAGGCACACAGAGCTGACCTGCCTGGCACCCGCGGCCCTTTCCTGTCTCCCTTTTATTCTATTGGGTAAGGTGGCCGTGCGCGGGCAGGGAGAGGGGCCAGGTCCGGCGGACCCGGGAGGCCGGGCGGTGGGGGGCCTGTaagaagagggagaaagggagctgTAGGTGGCCCCCGGGGCCACTCGCACCTTGAGAAAGGGGCCTAGGCGCTGCCGAGGttggagctggggtgggggggtaggTGATGGCAGAGGGGGGCGTTGCTGAGTAATCCAGAGCAGCTGCCAAAGCCGGGCAGAGAGGCGCAGGGCTCCGTGGGGAGCGGGTGTGGCTCAGTGCGCATGCGCCACACCGACTCGCTCTAAGAGCAGGGGGTGAAGTGAGAGGATGCGGGTCTGAGGTAGTTGGGTCTATGGATAGCATCTCACTTTCTAGGTCTCCTATGGTAACAGTGCCCCTGTCACAGAGACGCCAGCATTCCCAGTCTCAGAAAGCTTctctttcctgtgccctcctagCGTAATGTCACCCAAACCTTATCTACCTATTTGTCTTCAGGCAGTCTCCTCAGAAAGAAGTGGTCTGGGGGCAGTGTCAATTTGCTATCTAGTGTGCCATTGGGCTCATAGGCCCAGAGCTGTTGTGGAGAATGAAAGGTTAGAGGTGAAATTCCACATTGGACCCTTCAGGTTACATATAGGCTATAAAGGCCGGCATAAATGTGGGAATATCATTCCAGTGGCATGACAGCCGTGGGATTTGGACTCAGCATGGAGGTAGCTATTAACTTGTTAGCCTTACAAAATGAATCCAGTGCGTCAGAGGGCTTCCCGTGACACTAACCCCCCCCCCATCAAACATCAAGCTGTATCGGAAACAACCTACACCACTTAAGTTAGAGTATCTCAAAGGTGCAGTCATTTCTTGTTTGTGTTGATTTTTACATAGATTGAAGGAAGCCCCACCAGTGTAGTATTTCCAAATATTGTGTCAGGATTCAACAGTGAGTTGAATAAGCCCAACCAGTGTGTCACCACAAGATGGGCTTTCCCCACAGCTCCACCAATGGCTCCTCCTCTGTGCAGACTGCCACCAAGGCCACTGGCACCCACTGACCAGCCATACTGCTcttccccccccccgccgccacccCTGCAGTACTCATCCTTCTCAAGACTTGCTCTCAACCCACACTACTGATTTTGAGCATCATTCCACCCACAGCAACCGAACTGACGTTAccaattttcttttctgtctctcttctctccaTCATCACACTCAATGTACTATTGCCAAAGTCTCAATCTCTTTCTCTTCATGGTACTGCCTCCTTCCACACCCCACTCCCAGCATCCCCCAACCAAATACAATGACTTTAATCAGCTTATGTGGGTGCGGGCAGAGCAGATTCAGGTTTCATACGTGTTGAGGAACAAAGAAAGATGGGGAGCATTGGTTATGTGAATTCTTGATTCACTTTACTGACCAAGACTGAGAACCctaactggaaaaaagaaaagtgaataaaTGATCCTCAGAGAATGTTTGTTCATCTATTTatgggagagagaggaaagagaaaatgcaTCTCTAGGCAATTTGAGTCAGTTAAAGCCAGATCTTCCTCTGAATAGGACCAAAATCAGAATAAGCATTTTGGTCTAAATCTTAACTTGATATAGGACCCATACAATATGCATAAGGGATTTGACTTTCCTATTAAACGTATTTAGGGTTATTAAAGAATTCCCTTGCCTGTTTAATGTTACTTGTATAAAGTTTGGCTTAAATTTAGCATGTGtgggggaaaggaaaaaaagtttcATTTGCTTTTTTACTATGCTAGTTCTTtttaaaggacatcatactcatTTTCAAAGGATGATGAATGATGGTGGGAATGCCAGCACCCACTGAAAACAAAGTGCAGATAATTAGTCTGCTCTCGTTTTTTAGTTCTAATggaaaaatgtacatttttttaaaaaaattaaggggAAGGAAACCGGAGCATTTCCACTGACTTTCAACAGGTGGCATTCCTGTTAAGTACCATCTGGAAAATGATCCAGATAAGTCCATAACCTTTTTGCTCTTTAGTTTTACAGAACTGTGGATCTATTGTACCTTGacatcaattcaaaggcattaattccaAGCATCCACCATTCAtcgacaaatatttactgattatCTCTATGGAGGACCCTGGTGCTGCATGCTTACAGGGCTTCAAAGACATATACGAACAGGGATCTTACTATCCAGGAGTTTAAAATCCAGTTGTGTAGGAAAGACATACttagaaaaaaattgcaaacaaaATAAGGCAGTATAATGATACGATTTCAACTGTGAATAAACCATGAGAGCTTAAGCTTATATGTTAGTCTCTAAACTACTTACAGGAAAGACCTTGTCTTAAACACTTCTGTATTTCCAACCATGTCTACCCCGGGTGAGTGTTCAAGTAGTGAAGTTTTGCAAATTAGATTGGGTGGGGAGAggccagaggcagagagagaagagcCAGGAAGCTTTCACAACAGATTAGATGTGAGGAGATGTGGGCCAAGATGAGGATGGCAGCAGAGGACTAGAAAAGGATGTGCAGAGGAAAAATCAGCAGGATTTAGTGACTGGAGGCAAGGAGACAAGCCTAGACTGTATTCATGTCTACCTCTAGCAAATGAATAGGAGTTAGAGACAGCAGAGAAGAGTGGAGGATCTCCTCAGTGAGGACACAGCACACAATAGGCACTCAAATGTGTGCTCCAGCACCAGTAACGGGATTGGACCGGAAAAACCTTAAGGTCCCTCCAACATTGAGATTCTGTGCCATATGCATACGCTCAAGATTGTCGGGGAGCAAGGCATTCTCAGCtatggaagaaagagaaaaggaagagctGTCATCCTCTCACTGGCAGGCCCTTTCTGAGAAGGGTTAATACAGGGTCACAAGGCCCCCaccaatgaatgaatgagaggaaCAAAAATCTCAAACCAAGGTTTTTAGGAAATGCTTACAAATCTTTGCAAAATTCTTAAATGATTCATCTTCCCCTAAATCCCATGAGTTAAGTAGGACAGGTCTTATCAGCTCTATTTTTATATTGGAAGATGCTGAAATACAAAAAGATTAAATGACCTGCCCAAgttcataaaataaatgaatggcgTAGCAGTGATGAAGACCCTGGTGTCCCGATTGCGGCCAGCCCAGAGCTCTTGACACTACACGTTGCTTTTCCTCCCTTTTCGCTGACATTACACGTTGCTTTTCCTCCCTTTTCGCTGGTATAGAGCCTATGTATCCAGAAGTTATGCGTGCACATGACCAAATAAGGAATGCACGAGCAACTGCAGCATTATCTCAGTTAGTTATTAATACTTCATCATTATTCCTGGAGCTGAGCATTCGGTTTCCACATTCACTCAGTCCTTGACCCGTCTCTTGAGTTGATCCGCAGCTGAGAAAGTAGGGTTAATGAGTCCTTTAATGATGTGAACACCTGTCTGCTGGAAACTTAAGGAAGCTCATTTGGCATGGGCCCTTAATACTAGCCATCAGTATTGTGCCCAAGTTTGTACTTCCCTTTGTTACTTTTTTAAGGGAGAGTTCAAGAGTTCGGCTCTGTAAAATTATCCCACACAccagtataaaaaaataaagaagtgtGCTAACACTTGTTTCATCTCCATTTAAAGAAATGTTTGTTTACTTGAGCTATTTCGAAAGCAGCAacttgaaaaagagagagaagaaaaattgggaataataGGACACTTGAGAATTCTGTGGAGTAGATAAAGACCAAGAAGGAGGATAAAActtaccaatatatttgaagtcaCAATTACTGATTTAGCTCCGAATGAGTCTCTTATTATATGCTTTATATCTGACTAAATTTAACATGAGATTATTATGcagcagagttttgttttttttttaagatcctttATTCCTTAATCAGAAAGAACACTCAACAAATCTAGGAACTATTTTTCCTTTTAGTGCTCTTCATGCTGCTTAAACAAGACCCTTGTCATAATTAAGTCTAATATTAAATGAAGATGTGTTTAAATTTAGTAAATTTAATAAATCCAGCTGAATGCTAAAGCGTGCATTCAAGACAGATGACCTAAATTAATAAGTAAAATAATTAGCCAAGAGAATATACGTGTAAACAAGGAGCCCCCATCAtaatttttcttccctgatcttgtGGAATCAATTGCAGAGACAGTCTTGAGGCAGACTGATGAATGCCCTAATAATTTTCCTGGAGATGGGAACTTGGATAGGTATAAAAGGAAGGAGTTTCATTTCTaatttaggacttcaacatatctttcatTCCTCTGTGTTTTCCCTTTCCTGAATATCATCTATTGAGAATATCAActattttctttgatttattttactttcaaTGGAGAGACaatataacatttttttaaaaaagtgtaaaGTACACTCAAGTTAGGACAAGTTAAAGTTCTCACAATAAAATTCTTTTGCCCATGTTAGGCTTTTGTAGCATTTTGAACTCCTAAGTATGTTTGTGAAAAGCATCCTGTATATTAAGTTGAGGttcctctgttttcttttctgacttgagtgtatttgtgtatatatgtatatacagatatGTAGCCCTAGCcttattttattacatatatattttttaaaataacatttcacCATCTGTCTTTTAGAAcccccaaaagaaagaataaaactacaggaaaaagaaaagactgaaattgcgATAAAGACCTAACTGGGTAGGTATTTCATGGGGGTGCACAAtaaattttatatacttttttcatTTACCCTCTTAAAAATGaataagtagaaaaaaattatagttaGTACATTTACGCACCAGAAATATTCTAAGACctctcattgttgttaggtgctgtcgagtctatttcaactcatagcaacctcaggtagagtagaactgccccacagagtttcctcggctgtaatctttatggaagcagaccaccaggtttttctcctggggagccactgaaagggttcaaactgccaaccttttggttagcggctgagcacttaaccattgcaccatcagggctccttattttaaggcctgctgggttaaaaaaaaaaagttctgttacAGATATGTGTGCCTTAGAAGCACTTTTTCATGGGCTCCTTTCATTAATGATTACCTTTTCATCCCTCTGGGTCTCTTGCATAATCATTGCTGAGTTCCCACAGTGGACCTAGTGTGAAAGTACCTAACAGAAATCTTACACAAGGTAGTTGCTCCGTAAACATTTGATCTTTTTATTTTAGCATGCACTCTAGCCATTCCATGTGTAGACATGCTATGGAGGTAACAAGaagggtaaaaccaaaaaaaaaaaaaaacccagtgctgttgagttgattccaactcatagcgaccctataggacagagtagaactgccccacggagtttccaaggagcacctggcagattcaaactgccgaccctttggttagcagctgtagcacttaaccactatgccaccagcgtttcctaacAAGAAGGGTGCTGCATAATTACTAGCACTTTAGAGTTTACAGTATGTTTTCATATATTGCTATCAAGGAATTAGAACCTAAATctcaaaattaataaattattcaTGATTTTCTTCCTTAATAATAGCTGTTATACTGGTAACAGTTAACTCTCATCAACTTAAGTGCCATTATTCCATGAAGGCAAGATTATGGAATATTCTTTACTTATAAGGCTGTCCTATAATAATGCCTGAAGAAACTTGACCTTTTCCTCTCCTCCAGATTCTAGAGTCCAGCCTAATTCTGGCCCAAGTCTCTACTGACAGAATCAAGAATCCAACTCACACACAATTTTCTCTCCTCAATAATTTCTGGGTCCATTCAGGAGCGGACTTCAAACCACAAATCATTCCCATAGTATTTGCCTCTCGTTTGGAACTGTCCAAAGCAGAAGCTAATATGGCTACCCATTCAAGTGGCATTTCCGTTCTAGGCTCTCACCCCTAGAACAGGGTCAGAACTGAACAAAATTACAGGACCATCTGCTAGTCTGTTTACGTATGGCATTCAACCATTTTTCTGGCACAGGGAAGAGACCTCAAAAAAGCAAAACCTTTTTCTCCCTTGTGCAAAAAGTTTTATTCCTTCTGCTGTACTACATCAATCAATGAGCATGAATCAAGAGAAGTTAAATTAGAAGCCCTGTTATAATTCAGAGAAATTTGCTATGAAGTTGAtttcagttttaggtttaactgttttccctcctcctttttcttttattttcaggttCTCTTGGTTATAAACTCCTCCCCATCTGGTACTGCAACAATGAGTGGGAAATCCCTGCTCTTAAAGGTCATTCTCTTGGGTGACGGTGGAGTTGGGAAAAGCTCCCTTATGAACCGTTATGTAACCAATAAATTTGACTCCCAAGCTTTTCACACCATAGGGGTAGAGTTTTTAAACCGTGATCTGGAGGTAGATGGACGCTTTGTAACCCTCCAGATCTGGGACACTGCAGGGCAGGAACGTTTCAAGAGCCTTAGGACGCCCTTCTACAGGGGAGCAGACTGCTGCCTCTTGACCTTCAGTGTGGATGACCGGCAGAGCTTCGAGAACCTCGGCAACTGGCAGAAAGAATTCATCTACTATGCAGATGTGAAGGACCCTGAGCACTTCCCCTTTGTAGTTCTGGGTAACAAGGTAGACAAAGAGGATAGGCAAGTGACTACTGAAGAGGCGCAAGCCTGGTGCATGGAGAATGGGGATTACCCTTATCTAGAAACAAGTGCCAAAGATGATACCAATGTGACAGTGGCCTTTGAAGAAGCCGTCAGGCAGGTGTTGGCTGTAGAGGAACAGCTGGAGCATTGCATGTTAGGCCATACCATTGACTTGAACAGTGGCTCCAAAGCAGGATCTTCATGTTGTTAAAAGCAGGGAGCCTTTTAAAAGTGCGCCCTAAATTGGTCAGTTGGTAGTGTAAGAATAACTGTGCCCCTCAAagggtgcacacacacacacaaaaaggtaaAAGACAAGGTGATTGTGAATCAGAGCCTTTCAAATCGAAGTTGTAgaacgatttaaaaaaaaaaaaaaagctttatccAGCCAAGTGCATTTTGTGTGATTTCTGCTATTTCCCTTTCTTGTGTGCGTCAGGACATTTCAGAAAGCTTTAGTCCTGAgagatttaaatatttttcaaatcacAGTGTAAACCTAGAACCCAGCCGCACCGCATGAAGGAGTTAAAGAGCTACAGCCATCCCTTAAAGCGTTCCATTAACCAACTAACAAATGTCACCATCAGACTCTTGCCAAGCAGTTTCTGACATTTCTgccaaagggagaaaaaaaaataaagactctggACTGTATTACAATAAAATCTACGAATGCAAACAAGGACATCCTAAGTTTGAATTATAAAGTGGCTGTAATGATGAGAAATGCAAAAGTTTAATAATGTACACTG
This region includes:
- the RAB9B gene encoding ras-related protein Rab-9B, whose product is MSGKSLLLKVILLGDGGVGKSSLMNRYVTNKFDSQAFHTIGVEFLNRDLEVDGRFVTLQIWDTAGQERFKSLRTPFYRGADCCLLTFSVDDRQSFENLGNWQKEFIYYADVKDPEHFPFVVLGNKVDKEDRQVTTEEAQAWCMENGDYPYLETSAKDDTNVTVAFEEAVRQVLAVEEQLEHCMLGHTIDLNSGSKAGSSCC